One region of Oryza sativa Japonica Group chromosome 5, ASM3414082v1 genomic DNA includes:
- the LOC4337599 gene encoding dof zinc finger protein DOF3.6 isoform X1 — translation MIFPPAFLDSSSWNDNNNNNHNQQQQQQHAHGHHQHHQVAAGCGGGGGGGDGNSHELLQQQSMIPGTLADGGGGGGAVGPAKPMSMSERARLARIPLPEPGLKCPRCDSTNTKFCYFNNYSLSQPRHFCRACRRYWTRGGALRNVPVGGGYRRHAKRAKPKPASAAGSASAATTTAGSTPAGSTTTTTTSSTCATPNAPALPAMLGGNLSILPPLLRLADFDAMSLGSTFSGMAAAAGKPPPVDAAGCYSVGAATGLEQWRLQQMQSFPFFHAMDHQAAMAAPPPAMAMPGMFQLGLDGDGHGSGGGEDGGELHHAMPSSKREGYPRGMYGDHHLAGGYTSYSSATTGNHLL, via the exons ATGATCTTCCCCCCTGCCTTCCTGGATTCCTCGAGCTGGAAtgataacaacaacaacaaccacaaccagcagcagcagcag CAACATGCTCACGGCCACCACCAGCATCATCAGGTCGCCGCCGgttgtggaggcggcggcggcggcggcgacggcaatagccatgagcttctgcagcagcagtCAATGATTCCGGGCACGCttgccgatggcggcggcggaggcggcgcggtggggCCGGCGAAGCCGATGTCGATGTCGGAGAGGGCGCGGCTGGCGAGGATCCCGCTGCCGGAGCCGGGGCTCAAGTGCCCGCGCTGCGACTCCACCAACACCAAGTTCTGCTACTTCAACAACTACTCCCTCTCCCAGCCCCGCCACttctgccgcgcctgccgccgctactggacccgcggcggcgcgctccgcaacgtccccgtcggcggcggctaccGCCGCCACGCCAAGCGCGCCAAGCCCAAGCCGGCGTCCGCGGCGGGCTCCGCCtcagccgccaccaccaccgccggctcGACGCCAgcggggtcgacgacgacgacgacgacgtcctccACCTGCGCCACGCCCAACGCGCCCGCCCTCCCGGCGATGCTGGGCGGCAACCTCTCCAtcctgccgccgctgctccgcctcgCCGACTTCGACGCCATGAGCCTCGGCTCCACCTTCTCTGgcatggcggcggccgccggcaagCCACCGCCCGTCGACGCGGCCGGCTGCTACtccgtcggcgccgccaccggcctcgAGCAATGGAGACTACAGCAGATGCAGAGCTTCCCGTTCTTCCACGCCATGGATCaccaggcggcgatggcggcgccaccgccggcaatGGCAATGCCGGGGATGTTCCAGCTAGGCCTAGACGGCGACGgccatggcagcggcggcggcgaagacggtGGAGAGCTCCACCATGCGATGCCATCATCGAAGAGAGAAGGCTACCCAAGGGGCATGTATGGCGATCATCACCTCGCTGGAGGATACACCTCCTACTCCAGTGCAACCACAGGTAACCATCTCTTGTAA
- the LOC4337599 gene encoding dof zinc finger protein DOF3.6 isoform X2, which produces MIPGTLADGGGGGGAVGPAKPMSMSERARLARIPLPEPGLKCPRCDSTNTKFCYFNNYSLSQPRHFCRACRRYWTRGGALRNVPVGGGYRRHAKRAKPKPASAAGSASAATTTAGSTPAGSTTTTTTSSTCATPNAPALPAMLGGNLSILPPLLRLADFDAMSLGSTFSGMAAAAGKPPPVDAAGCYSVGAATGLEQWRLQQMQSFPFFHAMDHQAAMAAPPPAMAMPGMFQLGLDGDGHGSGGGEDGGELHHAMPSSKREGYPRGMYGDHHLAGGYTSYSSATTGNHLL; this is translated from the coding sequence ATGATTCCGGGCACGCttgccgatggcggcggcggaggcggcgcggtggggCCGGCGAAGCCGATGTCGATGTCGGAGAGGGCGCGGCTGGCGAGGATCCCGCTGCCGGAGCCGGGGCTCAAGTGCCCGCGCTGCGACTCCACCAACACCAAGTTCTGCTACTTCAACAACTACTCCCTCTCCCAGCCCCGCCACttctgccgcgcctgccgccgctactggacccgcggcggcgcgctccgcaacgtccccgtcggcggcggctaccGCCGCCACGCCAAGCGCGCCAAGCCCAAGCCGGCGTCCGCGGCGGGCTCCGCCtcagccgccaccaccaccgccggctcGACGCCAgcggggtcgacgacgacgacgacgacgtcctccACCTGCGCCACGCCCAACGCGCCCGCCCTCCCGGCGATGCTGGGCGGCAACCTCTCCAtcctgccgccgctgctccgcctcgCCGACTTCGACGCCATGAGCCTCGGCTCCACCTTCTCTGgcatggcggcggccgccggcaagCCACCGCCCGTCGACGCGGCCGGCTGCTACtccgtcggcgccgccaccggcctcgAGCAATGGAGACTACAGCAGATGCAGAGCTTCCCGTTCTTCCACGCCATGGATCaccaggcggcgatggcggcgccaccgccggcaatGGCAATGCCGGGGATGTTCCAGCTAGGCCTAGACGGCGACGgccatggcagcggcggcggcgaagacggtGGAGAGCTCCACCATGCGATGCCATCATCGAAGAGAGAAGGCTACCCAAGGGGCATGTATGGCGATCATCACCTCGCTGGAGGATACACCTCCTACTCCAGTGCAACCACAGGTAACCATCTCTTGTAA